The sequence TGGAAAATGTGTAATTTATAGgtgatttatttaaaatattggtgtataatattaaaatttgtagtTATGTATAACGCTATggtattcttttattttagagGAAAAAAGTTTCCACTTTCAAAACATGAAGGCTTAactgaaattttaaatgacaaagatactatattattatacccaTCTCCGGGTGCTATAGCACTTGATAAATTAAATCCTGTTGGAGTTAATGAACAGAAACCTTATAATCTTATTTTATTGGATGGAACTTGGCCACAAGCGAAGGTAGTGTATCTTGTAACTTAGCCAATTTATATACTAAAATGAATAAAGGAGAAGCTGTTTGTGACAGGCAATATATCATTCAAGTCCAGCACTGTGTGTTTTACGAACATGTAAATTAGTTGGTATTCCAACAAGTGAATATGTTATTAGAACGCAACCAACTGAAGGTTGTTTGTCTACACTTGAAACTGGTGCATTTGCTCTTTCCATTTTAGAAGGTGAtctagaattaaaaaataaaatgcttGGACCTTTACATTATCTCTGCAGGCAAGATTTCTATTCGTGTAATATAAGATTACATCTTATATAGAAAGagaatataattatgaaaattttagGTTTCAACTAGAAAATGGTGCTGTAACTCATCAAAGTAAAGAATTTCTAATTAAACAGAAAGCTTATCCAAAACTAATAGGACGAAGACTAGCTAAGCAATTACGTATACTGCCAGAAGAATCtacataacattttttatgtAATAGTTTTTGTAAggagatattttataataaatatgtaatttttataagcatatctaaaaaataaacaaaacaaAGAGGTAAATAAGacaaacgaataaaatttttaatttaaaagtatatttttataaatattacatcatattatttcatattttttgaCAAGATGCGAAAATCAAATGTAATATTTCCGTATCGTGGTACAAAACTAAATGACCATAAAACAGTACTTTGTTGTGTAACCTGTGTTATGTCCTTAAATAGGTGTACACCTTGTCTTGTAAATGGGTCCCATGATATTCGTTTCCCAAATTGTACTTCTACAGTAGGTCCTGATGATACTGTGATTTCGGAATTCAATTGCCAATCAACCCATAAGGCTACACCATTACACATTCCACTTctaaattaacaaaaaatataaaaaatgtaaacacGACTTTGTAATAACCATTAACATAAAATACCACAAACTCTTACGTTAAAATGGGTACActttctgaaatattaatattctcAGATTCATTGACATTTTGCgttaaatcaaattttttaataacaaaaggCAAACTTAATGCTTTGGCAGGATATTCCCATAATGGTTGAGCTTCTACAGAACTATCACTTTTGTCACTTGATGTCTACAaacattataattaaaatcaacattacaattaaatattataaaaattaaattttcatcatTTTATAATCTGTGTTGCTGTACTTACTTGTATAAGTTTATCAAAAATAGATAAGTCAAAATCCTCACAAACTCCAAGAGGTGCTCGTATTTTATGCAAATCCTTAAATTCAACTATAACGCCCATTATTGTTGCTGCGATTGGAATTCTTTGTATTTGAGGCGAATACCTTGAAACTAGATACCAAAAGTAAAGATTTTCCCAAGGTACAATTGAAGTGATAAAATATGGTTCaccaaaaattaaattaattgcaCTTTCAGGAGGCAAATCGTTTACTGATTCAACAATTTCTACTCTCTCGGATAACTCGTTCGTTTTAACAAACATTTCGATACATTTTCGAGACAAAAAATTTGTCTCTaagatgaaaatctttttcgcacCTAATTGAATAGCT is a genomic window of Bombus huntii isolate Logan2020A chromosome 1, iyBomHunt1.1, whole genome shotgun sequence containing:
- the LOC126868003 gene encoding tRNA-uridine aminocarboxypropyltransferase 2, producing MNEETVWQELSEIFADPPETRDKCSQCKRPVPVCWCPGLPKHPVCPASRIIILQHPAEAKRCLRTAPMLALGLEPGKCVIYRGKKFPLSKHEGLTEILNDKDTILLYPSPGAIALDKLNPVGVNEQKPYNLILLDGTWPQAKAIYHSSPALCVLRTCKLVGIPTSEYVIRTQPTEGCLSTLETGAFALSILEGDLELKNKMLGPLHYLCRFQLENGAVTHQSKEFLIKQKAYPKLIGRRLAKQLRILPEEST